TGGAGGTAGATGAAGTGCCCAGGACCAGCCCACATCACGACGATGCCAGTACGGTCAAATCGCTGCGAGCACAGGAAGCAAAGCTGATCTCTCGACGGATACTGATCACTGCCTGGTCGAACCAACATCGCTTGTCCTCCCCAGTTTCGGGCGTGCCCCCTGCGTGCCCGCTAAGGCGGGGAACGATGGGGAACAGCGGCAGGTAACGGTCCTGGAGAGACCACGGTCTCTGACCAATTCCCCACTGGTTAGTGACCGTTCACCTGCGGTGGGTGTGGGATTTGAACCCACGGTGACATCGCTGCCACGACGGTTTTCAAGACTGCGTGCAGGACACGGCTCGCCGACGCAGCCCCCATGCCCTGAACCGGCCACTCACGAAGACGCCGACGCCGACGGATAGCGCAATCAGCACGACGGAGGCCCCGCCCTCCACTGTGACGTGGCGAACCTCGGGCACCGATGCCACCAGAAGCGCGCTGAATCCGGCGAAAGTCGCGGCGGCTAGGGCAAGGAAGATCGCCGTTTCAGCCCATCACATTGCCGGCGTCGGTCGAGTCGTCATGGCGTAGTTGTACCTCACGCCTTCCTCTCGTACAGCAGCGAGGTACAGCAACCAGACGCCGGTCGCGCCTCGACCGTCGAAAGGAGGGAAATGAACGGGCTGGGCGGCACGGTTTGAACTGGGGGACTTCGACTTCCTCGTCGGTGATCGCCTCCGCGGCCAAGCGCAGTGACTGAAGAAGGCGCGTGCGCTCGAGAGAAGTACGCGAACAGTTCGGCAGCCAAGGCCCTTCGCCTACACCAGGCATCGTGAAATCATCAAGCGATGACCGAACCGAGCACTGACGACGGCCGCACCTTCCGGCGCGAGACCGAGCTGGTCGTCAACGAGATCGCCCAGGGGCTCCGCACGTTGGACGCGGGTGTTGGCTGGTTCTCCGGCCTCGCGCCGACAACGCAGCAGGAGGTCCTGCAGGAAGTCACCGGCTATGCCATGCAGGCGCACATTACATCTGCTGACGGCCGTGCGGGGGTGGCGCGGTCCGGGGTGAAGCCCACAGCCAACCCTTCGGTCATGATCTGCATGGACCCGCCCCGCCACGGGTTCGCCGGCCTCCCTGCCGCCGAACACGTCACGGCATTCCGTGTCCTCGTTTCCGTGTTCGCCGTTGCCGATACTCGCCGCCGCGACACGTACTGCCTAGGCGCCTGCGGACATGCGTGGCACAACCTGACGGCGACAACCGAGTAGCTGTTCCATCGGCGATTGCGCCTCTGGCTTGTCTGTCGGTGGCCGGACCCTGGCGCTGCTACTGCCCCGCAGGCGTGTGAGGACACGTCCCAGTCCGAGAAGCGACTTCATGTGGAACGACACCGGCTCGGAGTTGGCGGCCTGAGTGCTTGCCCCCTCGATACGTAGGGGCACTGCGCGTTGTCGCATCCGAACCATGCTGGAAGATGAGGGCGTGCTGCCCTACGTCTATCGCGTCACCAAGTACGACCCCGCCGACCGTGACGAACACGGCCACTACACGGGCACCGAGGACACGGTCAGTGACCACGGCCAGGTCGAGGGTGCCTACCTTCAAGCAATCGAAGCGTTCGCCGCGGACACCGATATCGACCGCCTGGCGGTCCGCGAGCCGCACCTCCCAGTGCCATTCGTGAACTTCGGGCTGGAGGCACCGATCGACGGCTTCGGACTGGCCAGTGCCTTCCCGACCGGGCCGGACGGTTTCCACGATGGCGCGGAGGTCTCGGTCGGCACCGCGATGGATCTTGTACGGACCATGCTGCGCGACGGTGGCGCATGGTGTCGGCTGGAAGTGGAGGACACCTTCGCCGTGCACGTGGGCTGGGACCAGTACGTGTACATCGGCAGCAGTCGGCCCTGCGCGACAGCGGTGGCCCGGACCCGCGCGCTCGGATTGTTCCCGGAGCGGATCGACGCCTCGCCGTACGAGTTCGAAGCCGAGGACGAAGGTCCCCAGCGGCCGGCCGACGACGAATTCTGGGCTCAGTTGCGCTGGTCGATGGCGGGGACCAACGCCCGGGTCCTGGAAGAGCAGCCCGCCTACAACTCCGGGCGATGGCACCGCCTCACTCCCGAGAACATCGACACGATCCGCGCCGGGCTCGCTCCCCGAGCTCGGCTGGCTATCTGGCCGGACCTGTCCTCCGACATCGACGCGGTACTCGCCACGCTCCCCGCCGAGGGCCACGTCGAGTGTGTCTGGCAGGGCAGAGATGGACGGATGCGCAGCGCCACCGCCGACGAAGACGAGTTCCCGGAGCTCACCGCCCGCCTCTCCAGCGCTTCCGCCGCGATGATCCTGTCCATGTACGCCGACGACCGGGTCCCGCTGCTCGCCGCCGTCGTGCCCGACGGCGACGGAGTGGTACGCGCCCGCTGGGAGATCGACCCCACCCCGAGCACCCGGAAATGGGCCTTCCTCAAGACTCTTCACCGAGGTGAGATCGTCACCGGCCGGGTGACCCGGATCGCCGATTTCTTGGTCACTTTCGTGGACATCGGCGGCTTCGAAGCGATGATCAATGTCCCCGAGCTGTCATGGCGCCCCTTCAACCATCCCTCCGAGGTCGTCGCCGTCGGCCAGGAGATCAGCGCCAAAGTTCTCGACGTAGACCCGATCCGCGAACGCGTGTCGCTGTCGCTCAGGGACCTGCACAACTCGACCGTCTCAGTGATCGGCATCGACACCGTAGGCTCGTCATCATCTCCTCTCCGCCCAACTGCGTCGCAGCCCCGGTCACGGCTTCTGGATCTACGGCCGGCGCCTGGTCATCGTCGAGACGCTGTCCACGGAGATGTGGCTGGACCTCGAGGAGAACCTCGCCCTGTATGAGCGGGCCTGGGACTGGCTCGCCGCTCCGGTCACGGGCGGCTCTCGCCCCCCAACGGGCGGCGAACGGGACAGGTTTGGCAGGTCAGATGCTGAGCTGGGTCACCAGCTGTCGGGAAGGTACAGATGGTTGAGGCTGGGAACATGGACGGTCTGCGGGAGCGCGGGTTCGTCCGCTACGGCGCCGAACGCCTCGGAATCCGGGCCGGCTCCGCCGAGGATGACCTGGCTCGGATCCGGAGGGTCTTCGCGGCTTTGCCGCCCGACCCGTACGCCCCGGGAACGCATCGGTTCCGCCGCTACTCCCATGCCGTGTACCTGCCGTGGAAGGACGAACTGTCCTGGATTCCCGGAACCCCCGACCCCGTTCACGGCACGGTCACCGACTTCTTCCAGGGCGAGGATGACCCTGCGCACCCGCGGACCCGGCGGGTGCTCCCCGACATCCCCGAGGAGCTGCGTGGCAACGCCCTGCTGCTACGGCTCCTGCGCTGGGACATCGAGCAGGTCCTGGCGCTGAGGGATCTGGGAAGCCGACCGCTGTGGGCCGGTGTTCACCTGATCAGGCTCGGCGTCGACGGTCCCGGCCAGAACGCCGTGTCCACCCCCGACTGCTTGCACCAGGACGGGGGTTCGGCCGGCACGTTCACCTTCGCCCACCTGATCAGCCGTACCAACGTCACCGGTGGCCAGAATGTCATCGCTACCCCCGGCAGCGCAGGCCTGCAGCCCGACGACCCGTGGGCGGACATCCACGCCGAGTTCACCCTCACCGACCCACTGGACGGCTACGCCGTCCACGACCACAGGGTCAGCCATTACGTCGGCCCGGTCCGGGTGGGCTCCGGGCCCGGACCGGGCGAACGGTCCATCCTCATCGTCGGCCTCGCCCCGTACGTCCCCCAACTCTGACGCCGCACCGTCCGAGCCCGGTGGGGGTGCTGGCGCTGCCGAGGTTGGGCCGGCGTCGGTTCCCTTGAGCATCAAGGTGGGGTCCTCGATGCGCTGGAAGCGGCCGTCGGGGGCTATGGCGGCGAACACGTAGACCTCCATGCTCACGGTCGTGCCGTGATTCTTGCTGAGATGGGAGGTGTGCCGGTCTGCGTACGAGTGGTCTGCGTTGTTGCAGAGGCACCGATGCTGAACCCGCATGTGTTCACGCTGCGCTTGGAAGCTGAGGATGGGCGGGCGTCGGCCCCGCCACCGGTGAACCGCCGAGCGCATCGGTAGCGGGAACTTGAGGGCGGTCAGATGCGCCAACCCACTATGAGGGTGTCGTTCCGGGCGAGCCGCGTGATCGCGCGCAGGATGATGGCCAGGCGCCGCTCGCCAAGTTCGGAGGCCGCGGACAGGGGAGTGTTGCCGATGCCCAGCATCGACAGGGTGAGCCCGAGAACACTCGCTCCTCGTGGTCCAGGCCGAGTCCCGCGGGCGGGGTGCTGGACGGCTGGCAGCGGGTCCCGCGGAGTGACGGGACCCGGGGCCGAACGTGATTCACCTGCACTACAGGATTCCGAGCTCCTTCTCGATGCCGCGCACGACGCCGAGCGCGGCGACGAAGGAGCCACCGGACCACCCGGCGCCCACGAGCGCGGTAGCGCCGAGGTGTCGGGCGATCATGTAGGCAACGAGCGAAGCCACGATCCCGGAAAGAATGGCGACGATGATCGCCATGACCTTTTCGGTCCTGGTCGGGCTGTGCACGGGCGGCTGGGTGACGGCCATCGGCGGTTGGTCCTTCGCGAGGCCACCGGCCTGTTCGCCGCACGCGGGTACGGCCGCGTGACCG
The window above is part of the Streptomyces sp. NBC_01428 genome. Proteins encoded here:
- a CDS encoding DUF5958 family protein; protein product: MTEPSTDDGRTFRRETELVVNEIAQGLRTLDAGVGWFSGLAPTTQQEVLQEVTGYAMQAHITSADGRAGVARSGVKPTANPSVMICMDPPRHGFAGLPAAEHVTAFRVLVSVFAVADTRRRDTYCLGACGHAWHNLTATTE
- a CDS encoding S1 RNA-binding domain-containing protein translates to MLEDEGVLPYVYRVTKYDPADRDEHGHYTGTEDTVSDHGQVEGAYLQAIEAFAADTDIDRLAVREPHLPVPFVNFGLEAPIDGFGLASAFPTGPDGFHDGAEVSVGTAMDLVRTMLRDGGAWCRLEVEDTFAVHVGWDQYVYIGSSRPCATAVARTRALGLFPERIDASPYEFEAEDEGPQRPADDEFWAQLRWSMAGTNARVLEEQPAYNSGRWHRLTPENIDTIRAGLAPRARLAIWPDLSSDIDAVLATLPAEGHVECVWQGRDGRMRSATADEDEFPELTARLSSASAAMILSMYADDRVPLLAAVVPDGDGVVRARWEIDPTPSTRKWAFLKTLHRGEIVTGRVTRIADFLVTFVDIGGFEAMINVPELSWRPFNHPSEVVAVGQEISAKVLDVDPIRERVSLSLRDLHNSTVSVIGIDTVGSSSSPLRPTASQPRSRLLDLRPAPGHRRDAVHGDVAGPRGEPRPV
- a CDS encoding 2OG-Fe dioxygenase family protein; the protein is MVEAGNMDGLRERGFVRYGAERLGIRAGSAEDDLARIRRVFAALPPDPYAPGTHRFRRYSHAVYLPWKDELSWIPGTPDPVHGTVTDFFQGEDDPAHPRTRRVLPDIPEELRGNALLLRLLRWDIEQVLALRDLGSRPLWAGVHLIRLGVDGPGQNAVSTPDCLHQDGGSAGTFTFAHLISRTNVTGGQNVIATPGSAGLQPDDPWADIHAEFTLTDPLDGYAVHDHRVSHYVGPVRVGSGPGPGERSILIVGLAPYVPQL